One genomic region from Phragmites australis chromosome 1, lpPhrAust1.1, whole genome shotgun sequence encodes:
- the LOC133922413 gene encoding protein RICE SALT SENSITIVE 3-like isoform X1, with translation MVGSGAAGGGGDHARSKEAAGMMALHEALRNVCLNSDWTYSVFWTIRPRPRCRGGNGCKVGDDNGSLMLMWEDGFCRPRVAECLEDIDGEDSVRKAFSKMSIQLYNYGEGLMGKVASDKCHKWVFKEPSECEPNISNYWQSSFDALPPEWTDQFASGIQTIAVIQAGHGLLQLGSCKIITEDLHFVLRMRHMFESLGYQSGFFLSQLFSSSRGTSPSPSFPLKQPPPPRPPPQLFNWPGQPQLPPAAASPLFPTGPAAFHPSARPMPPFPGGGGKDEGSLFHFPPAHHAKSPHLDEHQQQPMGAAEPPDRDLKWPNGLSFFTALTGRSDDEKLLFGGNGGGSGGGGADDGKARQDVQTGHGGSENVEEYLSLESHSNKARRVESAQSTKFKRSFTLPARMSSSTSTSPSMSASTAPAQPQQQGMEYRGPHEGGVYSDLMETFLE, from the exons ATGGTGGGCTCGGGCGCGGCAGGGGGCGGGGGGGATCACGCACGGAGCAAAGAGGCCGCGGGGATGATGGCGCTGCACGAGGCGCTCCGCAACGTCTGCCTCAACTCGGACTGGACGTACTCCGTGTTCTGGACCATCCGTCCTCGCCC GCGGTGCCGCGGCGGCAACGGGTGCAAGGTCGGCGACGACAACGGCAGCCT GATGCTGATGTGGGAGGACGGGTTCTGCCGGCCGCGGGTGGCGGAGTGCCTGGAGGACATCGACGGCGAGGACTCGGTGAGGAAGGCGTTCAGCAAGATGTCCATACAGCTCTACAACTACGGAGAAGG GCTGATGGGAAAGGTGGCCTCTGATAAATGTCACAAATGGGTCTTCAAGGAACCTTCTGAATGCGAGCCCAACATCTCCAACTACTGGCAGAGCTCTTTTGATGCC CTTCCTCCAGAATGGACTGATCAGTTCGCATCAGGCATCCAG ACCATAGCTGTGATCCAAGCCGGGCATGGCCTCCTGCAGCTTGGCTCTTGCAAGATT ATAACCGAGGACCTGCACTTCGTGCTGCGGATGCGACACATGTTCGAGTCACTGGGCTACCAGTCGGGCTTCTTCCTCTCCCAGCTCTTCTCCTCCTCGCGTGgcacctcgccgtcgccgtcatTCCCGCTcaagcagccgccgcccccgcgcccCCCGCCGCAGCTCTTCAACTGGCCGGGCCAGCCGCAGCTCCCGCCCGCCGCTGCGTCGCCGCTCTTCCCGACGGGACCGGCCGCGTTCCACCCGTCCGCGCGCCCGATGCCGCCGTTCCCGGGAGGCGGCGGCAAGGACGAGGGCAGCCTGTTCCACTTCCCGCCGGCTCACCATGCCAAGTCGCCGCACTTGGACGAGCACCAGCAGCAGCCGATGGGGGCTGCGGAGCCGCCCGACAGGGACCTCAAGTGGCCCAACGGGCTGTCGTTCTTCACCGCGCTCACCGGGCGCTCAGATGACGAGAAGCTGCTGTTCGGCGGAAACGGCGGTGGaagcggaggtggcggcgcggATGACGGGAAGGCGAGGCAGGACGTGCAGACCGGGCACGGCGGGTCCGAGAACGTGGAGGAGTACCTGAGCCTGGAGAGCCACTCGAACAAGGCGAGGAGGGTGGAGAGCGCCCAGAGCACCAAGTTCAAGAGGAGCTTCACGTTGCCTGCTCGGATGAGCTCGTCCACGTCGACGTCCCCGTCCATGTCGGCCTCGACGGCGCCGGCGCAGCCGCAGCAGCAAGGGATGGAGTACCGAGGGCCGCACGAGGGCGGCGTCTACTCGGACCTGATGGAGACGTTCTTGGAGTAG
- the LOC133922413 gene encoding protein RICE SALT SENSITIVE 3-like isoform X2, which yields MLHKHTSSKLANRVKQQWEIFERTVKERDMRHGLMGKVASDKCHKWVFKEPSECEPNISNYWQSSFDALPPEWTDQFASGIQTIAVIQAGHGLLQLGSCKIITEDLHFVLRMRHMFESLGYQSGFFLSQLFSSSRGTSPSPSFPLKQPPPPRPPPQLFNWPGQPQLPPAAASPLFPTGPAAFHPSARPMPPFPGGGGKDEGSLFHFPPAHHAKSPHLDEHQQQPMGAAEPPDRDLKWPNGLSFFTALTGRSDDEKLLFGGNGGGSGGGGADDGKARQDVQTGHGGSENVEEYLSLESHSNKARRVESAQSTKFKRSFTLPARMSSSTSTSPSMSASTAPAQPQQQGMEYRGPHEGGVYSDLMETFLE from the exons ATGCTACACAAACACACCAGTAGCAAGCTAGCAAATCGGGTTAAACAGCAATGGGAAATATTTGAGAGGACGGTGAAAGAGCGAGACATGAGACATGG GCTGATGGGAAAGGTGGCCTCTGATAAATGTCACAAATGGGTCTTCAAGGAACCTTCTGAATGCGAGCCCAACATCTCCAACTACTGGCAGAGCTCTTTTGATGCC CTTCCTCCAGAATGGACTGATCAGTTCGCATCAGGCATCCAG ACCATAGCTGTGATCCAAGCCGGGCATGGCCTCCTGCAGCTTGGCTCTTGCAAGATT ATAACCGAGGACCTGCACTTCGTGCTGCGGATGCGACACATGTTCGAGTCACTGGGCTACCAGTCGGGCTTCTTCCTCTCCCAGCTCTTCTCCTCCTCGCGTGgcacctcgccgtcgccgtcatTCCCGCTcaagcagccgccgcccccgcgcccCCCGCCGCAGCTCTTCAACTGGCCGGGCCAGCCGCAGCTCCCGCCCGCCGCTGCGTCGCCGCTCTTCCCGACGGGACCGGCCGCGTTCCACCCGTCCGCGCGCCCGATGCCGCCGTTCCCGGGAGGCGGCGGCAAGGACGAGGGCAGCCTGTTCCACTTCCCGCCGGCTCACCATGCCAAGTCGCCGCACTTGGACGAGCACCAGCAGCAGCCGATGGGGGCTGCGGAGCCGCCCGACAGGGACCTCAAGTGGCCCAACGGGCTGTCGTTCTTCACCGCGCTCACCGGGCGCTCAGATGACGAGAAGCTGCTGTTCGGCGGAAACGGCGGTGGaagcggaggtggcggcgcggATGACGGGAAGGCGAGGCAGGACGTGCAGACCGGGCACGGCGGGTCCGAGAACGTGGAGGAGTACCTGAGCCTGGAGAGCCACTCGAACAAGGCGAGGAGGGTGGAGAGCGCCCAGAGCACCAAGTTCAAGAGGAGCTTCACGTTGCCTGCTCGGATGAGCTCGTCCACGTCGACGTCCCCGTCCATGTCGGCCTCGACGGCGCCGGCGCAGCCGCAGCAGCAAGGGATGGAGTACCGAGGGCCGCACGAGGGCGGCGTCTACTCGGACCTGATGGAGACGTTCTTGGAGTAG
- the LOC133922428 gene encoding protein CHLOROPLAST ENHANCING STRESS TOLERANCE, chloroplastic-like — protein MALLSPPLPPLFSLARHRFSSSPLLAAAATPSPLLFLYPHSHRHHGVLYPSGPNGRPLRRRRGGIAASLDQEEPGTSETTVAPEEDAEATVSSDVAAADAVAPSAEQAEASPEDLESIREVRRVLELLKKNRDMTFGEVKLTIMIEDPRDIERKRTLGIEDPDEITRDDLADALVEVNEGRVPENRVALQLLAKEMAEWPDLEIEAPKNKSKPGKSVYAKATDTGIDPATAAKRLNIDWDSAADIDGEEEEEEAEPEVPSAVGYGALYLLTAFPVIIGISVVLILFYNSLQ, from the exons ATGGCGCTGCTCTCGCCACCGCTCCCTCCTCTTTTCTCGCTAGCTCGCCACCGCttctcctcttcccctctcctcgccgccgcggcaACACCTAGccctctcctttttctctaCCCCCACAgccaccgccaccacggcgTTCTCTACCCCTCCGGCCCCAATGGCCGTccgctccgccggcgccgcgggGGTATAGCTGCCTCCCTCGACCAGGAGGAGCCTGGAACGTCTGAGACTACCGTCGCACCCGAGGAGGATGCTGAAGCGACGGTTTCCTCCGATGTGGCGGCTGCTGACGCTGTCGCGCCTTCCGCCGAGCAGGCGGAGGCGAGCCCCGAGGACCTGGAGAGTATCCGTGAAGTCAGAAGG GTATTGGAGCTGCTGAAGAAGAACAGGGACATGACCTTTGGCGAG GTTAAGTTAACTATCATGATTGAGGACCCTAGAGATATAGAAAGGAAGAGAACACTCGGGATAGAAGATCCTGATGAAATTACCAGGGATGATTTAGCTGATGCTTTGGTTGAG GTTAATGAAGGACGAGTTCCAGAGAACCGTGTTGCTCTTCAGTTGCTTGCCAAGGAGATGGCAGAGTGGCCTGATCTTGAG ATAGAAGCTCCAAAAAATAAGAGCAAACCTGGGAAATCTGTCTATGCAAAGGCCACAGATACTGGCATTGATCCCGCCACAGCTGCTAAAAGACTTAATATTGACTGGGATTCTGCTGCTGATATcgatggagaggaggaggaggaggaggctgaaCCTGAAGTGCCATCAGCTGTG GGATATGGTGCTCTGTATTTGTTGACGGCCTTTCCTGTCATTATTGGAATCTCAGTTGTGCTAATTCTTTTTTACAATTCTCTACAGTAG
- the LOC133922454 gene encoding uncharacterized protein LOC133922454, with product MDSNVFSAERLRAVWNEWEIRMLVLTSLALQVFLLFFAGIRKRNVSAVLSLLLWLAYLLADSIAIFALGYLSQTPKGVDPQFFERTHSIQAFWAPFLLLHLGGQDTITAFSIEDNELWKRHLLSLLSQVALAVYVFTKSRPGADILAPSVLMFLSGIVKYGERTWALKCASMDHLRSSMVTTPDPGPNYAKFMEEYRFMREAGLHAEIVIEQERRPEVAAVDIAEESVPYTTIVTDASRFFVIFKRLFVNLILSFQERTRSQATFLRLAPDQAYKIIEIELSLMYDTLHSKAAVIHTWYGRLSRCMTLLSTSTACLLFNVLDRGKYQSYDSTDVCITNMLFAGALCLEVYAIGMMLISYWTYAALQGCNCQSLGSLIFRSIKYFRPESRAKWSNLMAQHNLFSFCIRDKPTMLTKALSLLGLKGHWDSWLYIRHIDVSPELKILVFRELKDKTVSIVDAESYRKFSNHRGQWALQCKGYYKELGWSVEVEFDESILLWHIATDLCFHTDDEDDDKDNAKIAQYVKISRAISNYMLFLLVARPFMLTAGIGQIRFGDTCAEARNFFEREMTQPDERAAARMVLDVNAEIAPRDVKGDRSKSVLFDACRLAKSLLELQPHKRWRVIRVVWVEMLCYAANKCRSNFHAKQLSSGGELLTVVWFLMAHLGVGEQYRIEAGHARAKLIVEKN from the exons ATGGATTCGAACGTCTTCTCTGCGGAAAGGTTACGGGCCGTGTGGAATGAATGGGAAATCCGCATGCTTGTGCTCACCAGCCTCGCCCTTCAGGtgttcctcctcttcttcgccGGCATCCGCAAGCGCAACGTCTCCGCCGTGCTAAGCCTGCTTCTGTGGCTCGCCTACCTGCTCGCGGACTCCATCGCCATCTTCGCGCTCGGATACCTCTCCCAGACGCCCAAGGGCGTCGACCCACAGTTCTTCGAGCGCACCCACAGCATCCAGGCCTTTTGGGCAccgttcctcctcctccaccttggCGGCCAGGACACCATCACCGCCTTCTCCATCGAAGACAACGAGCTCTGGAAGCGGCACCTTCTCAGCCTGCTCTCCCAG GTTGCTCTCGCTGTGTACGTCTTCACCAAGTCACGCCCTGGCGCCGATATTCTAGCCCCCTCCGTGCTCATGTTCTTGAGTGGTATTGTCAAATACGGCGAGAGGACATGGGCGCTCAAGTGCGCGAGTATGGACCATCTACGGAGCAGCATGGTTACGACGCCGGACCCGGGGCCCAACTACGCCAAGTTCATGGAGGAGTACCGGTTTATGCGGGAGGCAGGGCTCCATGCGGAAATCGTCATTGAGCAGGAGCGGCGGCCGGAAGTCGCTGCCGTGGACATCGCAGAGGAGAGCGTGCCGTACACGACAATCGTCACAGACGCGAGCCGCTTCTTTGTCATCTTCAAGCGCCTCTTCGTCAACCTCATCCTCAGCTTCCAGGAGCGCACCCGGAGCCAGGCCACGTTCCTGCGGCTCGCGCCGGACCAAGCGTACAAGATCATCGAGATCGAGCTGTCTCTCATGTACGACACCCTGCACTCCAAGGCGGCGGTGATTCACACCTGGTACGGCCGCCTGTCCCGCTGTATGACGCTCCTCTCGACGTCGACAGCGTGCCTCCTCTTCAACGTGCTCGACAGGGGTAAATACCAGTCATACGACAGCACCGATGTATGTATCACTAACATGTTGTTCGCAGGAGCACTTTGCTTAGAGGTGTATGCCATAGGTATGATGCTTATATCCTACTGGACATACGCAGCTCTGCAAGGCTGCAACTGCCAATCACTGGGCAGTCTGATCTTCCGGAGCATCAAGTATTTCCGGCCGGAAAGCCGGGCGAAGTGGTCCAATCTGATGGCCCAACACAATCTCTTCAGCTTCTGCATCCGGGACAAACCAACCATGCTCACCAAGGCCCTGAGCCTACTGGGTCTCAAAGGACACTGGGACAGTTGGCTGTACATCCGGCACATCGACGTGTCGCCCGAGCTGAAAATCTTAGTCTTCAGGGAGCTCAAGGACAAGACGGTCAGCATCGTCGACGCCGAGAGTTACCGCAAGTTCAGCAACCACAGGGGCCAGTGGGCGCTCCAGTGCAAGGGCTACTACAAGGAGCTCGGCTGGAGTGTGGAGGTGGAGTTCGACGAGAGCATTCTCCTATGGCACATAGCTACAGACCTCTGCTTCCACAccgacgatgaggatgatgacaaGGACAACGCGAAGATCGCTCAGTACGTTAAGATCAGCAGGGCGATATCAAACTACATGCTTTTCCTGCTCGTCGCGCGGCCCTTCATGCTGACGGCCGGCATCGGGCAGATTCGGTTCGGCGACACCTGCGCGGAGGCCAGAAACTTCTTCGAGCGGGAGATGACGCAGCCAGACGAGAGGGCTGCGGCGAGGATGGTGCTAGATGTGAACGCCGAGATCGCGCCGAGGGACGTGAAGGGGGACAGGAGCAAGTCGGTGCTGTTCGACGCGTGCCGGCTGGCCAAGTCGCTGCTGGAGCTGCAGCCGCACAAGAGGTGGCGCGTGATCCGCGTGGTGTGGGTGGAGATGCTCTGCTACGCGGCGAACAAGTGCCGGAGCAACTTCCACGCCAAGCAGCTGAGCAGCGGCGGTGAGCTGCTCACTGTCGTTTGGTTCTTGATGGCACACCTGGGGGTGGGCGAGCAGTATAGGATAGAGGCAGGGCATGCAAGAGCTAAGCTAATTGTAGAAAAGAACTGA
- the LOC133922469 gene encoding probable disease resistance protein At5g45440, translating into MAVEVVQFLMRKFVDSLAEEEAAAELPFSAQFYDMRAELEKAAISSANADELRECLYELNDLLAECRMLTNRPNPRRCFAQSDAWRFNKTKKRVAAVRRRVAQCVPNDSGGNAAVSWEDGTTAGLDRWTTSWLERSRIHGFDQQLAELESMAFGDCGAGRLNGVGIVGMGGIGKTALAQLLFNSPLARGRFFPRIWVCMSRTACVGSDVRKEVLQGMLMALGHEEEAILSMDGGDSLATLASIVHNQLKGKRYFIVFDDVWHVDGWYADVVGRQNASQRADGWSECLAFGLPKERGGLVVVTSRLEQTAEAMVGKSCLHRVRPLADRESCWAVFMDALSQEKRSVDLATVNSMKEEILETCGGLPSAAKTMGDIFARSLSLPASTSTSQELSTSDRIITGNSGSLK; encoded by the coding sequence ATGGCGGTGGAAGTCGTCCAGTTTCTGATGAGGAAGTTCGTGGATAGCctcgcggaggaggaggcggccgcggAGCTCCCTTTCAGCGCCCAATTCTACGACATGAGGGCCGAGTTAGAGAAGGCGGCCATTTCTTCCGCCAACGCCGATGAGCTCCGGGAGTGCCTCTACGAACTCAACGACTTGCTCGCCGAGTGCCGCATGCTCACGAACCGGCCGAATCCGCGGAGGTGCTTTGCCCAGTCCGACGCGTGGCGGTTCAACAAGACCAAGAAGAGGGTGGCCGCGGTCAGGCGCAGAGTTGCGCAGTGCGTGCCAAACGATTCCGGTGGCAACGCTGCGGTCTCATGGGAGGACGGCACCACAGCGGGGTTGGACCGATGGACAACTTCTTGGCTCGAACGGAGCAGGATCCACGGGTTCGACCAACAGCTCGCGGAGCTGGAATCCATGGCGTTCGGGGACTGCGGCGCGGGAAGGCTTAACGGCGTCGGCATCGTCGGCATGGGAGGCATCGGAAAGACCGCGCTCGCGCAGCTCTTGTTCAACAGTCCGCTCGCTAGAGGTCGCTTCTTCCCCAGGATCTGGGTGTGCATGTCGCGCACCGCTTGTGTTGGATCAGACGTGCGCAAGGAAGTTTTGCAGGGCATGCTCATGGCTCTTGGACACGAGGAGGAGGCCATCTTGTCCATGGACGGCGGCGATAGCCTGGCAACGCTGGCGTCTATTGTTCACAACCAGCTCAAGGGGAAGAGGTATTTCATAGTATTCGACGACGTGTGGCACGTCGACGGCTGGTACGCTGACGTTGTAGGACGCCAGAACGCCTCACAGCGAGCCGACGGATGGTCGGAATGCCTCGCGTTCGGGTTACCCAAAGAGAGAGGCGGGCTGGTGGTCGTCACCAGCCGGCTGGAGCAGACGGCAGAGGCGATGGTGGGGAAGAGCTGTCTGCACCGTGTGCGGCCGTTGGCGGACAGAGAGAGCTGCTGGGCAGTTTTCATGGATGCCCTCTCCCAGGAGAAAAGGTCAGTCGATCTCGCCACTGTTAACAGCATGAAAGAGGAGATCCTTGAGACCTGCGGAGGGCTCCCATCGGCGGCCAAGACCATGGGAGACATTTTCGCAAGAAGCCTCTCGTTGCCAGCATCAACATCTACTAGCCAGGAGCTTAGCACGAGTGACCGCATCATCACTGGTAACAGTGGAAGTCTGAAATAG
- the LOC133922461 gene encoding disease resistance RPP13-like protein 4: MSQEQTLEEVFSPFLMQLEKAKRVRLKPDEDSSLSDITLLFENIEKEAHEVKNILQRVLKWENEVINDFGGIARHLDDIIEEDSQLNSIRSKLQIVNTEMSNLKDRMRLPLHVPVIKPAAPTPLSSIPSKLVHANVSEQWKRLEIERKILESPTMSNLQLSYDNLDLQLKLCLLCFSIFPENSIISKRAMIHWWIGEGLVAATRSQTAEDVGNDCFEKLIAREMIEPVYQKRSCGVNQCKLHAWIRRMLITVARQARFFEFDSDGNATWDFSSTHRVCVVEEHQAEIEAASPRNQFDPDLLTIFNVNERYLQFEKSWFLDLRKIAVLQLGRWHNLYRHHIEVDSTEFLEGLQSSKQLKYLCLRGISRITELPASIGELSNLRILDLHACHNLERLSESIVSLQMLTHLDVSECYLLEGMPRGIGLLTELQVLKGFVIGCSTGIYNCRVTELTRLKNLKKLSIYIGSKVAVTENELNELENIKGLCVLKITWAVSLSKKGGAHQTSEATSLLTSLSLPPNLEKLDLRCFPGEKMPGWLSPSMLLRLKRLYFTGGMLSTFGDKSMSEAWNVEILRLKFLNDLSVQWTQVHDIFPNLMFLEVFKCRKLESFHCDKDGVWMNCGTQEVSK; this comes from the coding sequence ATGTCGCAGGAGCAGACATTGGAGGAAGTTTTTTCTCCATTTTTGATGCAATTAGAAAAAGCAAAACGTGTTCGTTTGAAACCAGATGAGGATAGTTCACTTTCAGATATTACACTTCTGTTTGAAAATATCGAGAAAGAAGCCCACGAAGTCAAGAATATACTACAGAGAGTGTTGAAATGGGAAAATGAGGTTATAAATGACTTTGGAGGAATAGCTCGACATTTGGATGATATCATAGAAGAAGACAGCCAGCTCAATTCAATACGTTCCAAGCTTCAAATTGTCAACACTGAAATGTCCAACTTAAAAGATCGCATGCGACTTCCTCTCCATGTTCCTGTGATTAAACCAGCAGCTCCTACACCCTTGTCATCTATACCATCTAAATTGGTTCATGCAAATGTTTCGGAGCAATGGAAAAGGCTAGAGATTGAGAGGAAAATCCTTGAGAGCCCCACCATGTCTAACTTGCAGCTCAGCTATGATAATCTTGATCTGCAGCTGAAGCTGTGCTTGTTATGCTTCTCTATCTTCCCAGAAAATTCCATCATCAGCAAGAGGGCCATGATCCATTGGTGGATTGGCGAGGGGTTAGTAGCAGCCACAAGAAGTCAGACAGCCGAAGATGTCGGAAATGATTGCTTTGAGAAGCTGATTGCTCGAGAGATGATTGAACCTGTGTACCAGAAACGTAGCTGTGGTGTCAACCAATGTAAGTTGCATGCTTGGATTCGACGTATGTTGATTACTGTTGCAAGGCAGGCACGGTTTTTTGAATTTGATTCAGATGGCAATGCAACATGGGACTTTTCATCTACTCACCGTGTCTGTGTAGTTGAAGAGCACCAAGCGGAAATAGAAGCGGCATCACCCAGAAACCAATTTGATCCAGACCTTCTAACAATATTTAATGTGAACGAGCGATACCTCCAATTTGAGAAAAGTTGGTTCTTGGATTTGAGGAAGATCGCAGTTCTTCAACTAGGAAGATGGCACAACTTATATCGACACCATATTGAAGTTGACAGTACCGAATTTTTGGAAGGACTGCAGTCATCCAAACAATTGAAATATCTTTGCCTGAGGGGCATCTCTAGAATCACTGAGCTTCCTGCTTCCATTGGTGAGCTCTCAAATCTCAGGATCCTGGATCTTCATGCTTGTCATAACCTTGAGAGGCTGAGTGAGAGCATCGTGTCTCTTCAGATGCTCACCCACCTTGATGTTTCAGAATGTTACCTGCTGGAGGGCATGCCAAGGGGTATTGGCTTGCTTACTGAACTTCAAGTGCTGAAAGGGTTTGTCATTGGTTGTTCCACAGGCATTTACAATTGTCGGGTAACAGAGTTAACGAGGCTGAAAAACTTGAAGAAGCTGAGCATATATATTGGAAGCAAAGTTGCAGTGACAGAAAACGAACTGAACGAGCTTGAGAATATCAAAGGTCTTTGCGTGCTGAAAATTACATGGGCTGTGTCACTGTCAAAGAAAGGAGGAGCCCACCAAACTTCTGAAGCAACATCATTGTTAACTTCGCTCTCCCTACCTCCAAATCTCGAAAAGCTAGACCTGCGCTGCTTCCCTGGAGAGAAGATGCCAGGATGGTTAAGTCCAAGTATGCTGTTGAGACTGAAGAGACTGTACTTCACCGGAGGAATGCTAAGTACTTTTGGTGACAAGAGCATGTCAGAGGCGTGGAATGTTGAGATATTGCGCCTGAAATTCTTGAATGATTTATCAGTACAATGGACCCAGGTGCATGATATATTTCCAAATCTAATGTTTCTGGAGGTCTTCAAATGTAGGAAGCTAGAATCTTTCCATTGTGACAAGGATGGGGTGTGGATGAACTGTGGCACGCAGGAAGTCAGCAAGTAG